In one Eschrichtius robustus isolate mEscRob2 chromosome 15, mEscRob2.pri, whole genome shotgun sequence genomic region, the following are encoded:
- the DUSP2 gene encoding dual specificity protein phosphatase 2, producing MGLEAARELDCTALGALLREPREAERTLLLDCRPFLAFCRRHVRAARPVPWNALLRRRARGTPAAALACLLPDRALRARLARGELARAVVLDEGSASVAEIQPDGPAHALLAALLHETRAGPTAVCFLPGGFDSFQACCPDLCSESPGPAMPPENSRSDPRAPSYDQGGPVEILPYLYLGSCSHSSDLQGLQACGITAVLNVSASCPNHFEGLLRYKSIPVEDNQMVEISAWFQEAIGFIDSVKNSGGRVLVHCQAGISRSATICLAYLIQSHRVRLDEAFDFVKQRRGVISPNFGFMGQLLQFETQVLCH from the exons ATGGGGCTGGAGGCGGCGAGAGAATTGGACTGCACGGCGCTGGGCGCGCTGCTGCGGGAGCCGCGGGAGGCTGAGCGCACGCTGCTGCTCGACTGTCGCCCCTTCCTGGCCTTCTGCCGCCGCCACGTGCGCGCCGCGCGGCCGGTGCCCTGGAACGCGCTGCTGCGGCGCCGCGCGCGCGGTACCCCCGCCGCCGCCCTCGCCTGCCTGCTGCCTGATCGCGCGCTGCGGGCGCGCCTGGCCCGCGGGGAGCTGGCGCGGGCCGTGGTGCTGGACGAGGGCAGCGCCTCGGTGGCAGAGATCCAGCCCGACGGCCCGGCCCACGCGCTGCTTGCCGCGCTGCTGCACGAGACCCGCGCCGGACCCACCGCCGTGTGCTTCCTGCCGG GAGGCTTCGACAGCTTTCAAGCCTGCTGCCCCGATCTGTGCTCTGAGTCCCCCGGCCCCGCGATGCCGCCCGAAAACAGCCGCTCCGACCCCAGGGCTCCCTCGTATGACCAG GGTGGCCCTGTGGAGATCTTGCCCTACCTGTACCTGGGCAGCTGCAGCCACTCGTCGGACCTGCAGGGGCTGCAGGCTTGCGGCATCACAGCCGTCCTCAACGTCTCAGCCAGTTGCCCCAACCACTTCGAGGGCCTGCTGCGCTACAAGAGCATCCCGGTGGAGGACAATCAGATGGTGGAGATCAGCGCCTGGTTCCAGGAGGCCATTGGCTTCATTG ACTCGGTGAAGAACAGCGGAGGCCGGGTGCTGGTGCACTGCCAGGCGGGCATCTCGCGCTCCGCCACCATCTGCCTGGCGTACCTGATACAGAGTCACCGCGTGAGGCTGGACGAGGCCTTCGACTTTGTTAAGCAACGCCGGGGAGTCATCTCCCCCAACTTCGGTTTCATGGGGCAGCTGCTGCAGTTTGAGACTCAGGTGCTCTGTCACTGA